Proteins from one Hydrogenophaga sp. SL48 genomic window:
- the edd gene encoding phosphogluconate dehydratase: MTTPLHPAIERVTKRITERSADTRGAYLASTAAQRKNGTQRGGMGCANMAHTTAALPASDKLKIHAERAPHVGVITAYNDMLSAHQPYEHYPELIRSHARTLGATAQVAGGVPAMCDGVTQGAAGMELSLFSRDVIALATAVGLSHNVFDAALMLGICDKIVPGLFIGSVQFGHLSTVFVPAGPMTSGLSNDAKAKVRQQYAQGLVGRDALLESEAQAYHSPGTCTFYGTANSNQMLMEIMGLHLPGSSFVNPGTELRGLLSKAALERALANTGKTGEPAICMADIVSEKTIVNGIIGLLATGGSTNHTIHLVAMARAAGVLIDWDDFAELSAVVPLLARVYPNGSADVNHFHAAGGMGFLMQELLSNGLLHGDVTTVMGQGLGAYANEPCLQDGQLAWRPVPTVSGDTAVLRTVAEPFSADGGLRLLQGNLGRSVVKVSAVKPEHRVVRAQAVVVSDQADLLALFNAGKINKDLIAVVRYQGPRANGMPELHKLTPPLAVLQDKGFKVALVTDGRMSGASGKVPAAIHLSPEALADGPIARVMDGDWITLDCERGVLELEVDAATLAARSAVLPDLTHNEHGTGRELFGLFRAHASTAESGASPLFT, encoded by the coding sequence ATGACCACGCCCCTGCACCCCGCCATCGAACGCGTCACGAAACGCATCACCGAACGCAGCGCCGACACGCGCGGCGCCTACCTCGCCAGCACGGCCGCACAGCGCAAGAACGGCACGCAGCGCGGTGGCATGGGCTGCGCCAACATGGCGCACACGACGGCCGCCCTGCCCGCGAGCGACAAGCTGAAAATCCATGCTGAGCGCGCACCGCACGTGGGCGTGATCACCGCCTACAACGACATGCTCTCGGCCCACCAGCCCTACGAGCACTACCCCGAGCTGATCCGCAGCCACGCGCGCACGCTGGGTGCCACGGCGCAGGTGGCGGGTGGTGTACCGGCGATGTGCGACGGCGTCACGCAAGGCGCGGCCGGCATGGAGCTGTCCCTCTTCTCGCGCGACGTGATCGCACTGGCGACCGCCGTGGGCCTGTCGCACAACGTGTTCGACGCCGCGCTCATGCTCGGCATCTGCGACAAGATCGTGCCCGGCCTGTTCATCGGTTCGGTGCAGTTCGGCCACCTCAGCACCGTGTTCGTGCCCGCCGGCCCCATGACCAGCGGCCTCTCCAACGACGCCAAGGCCAAGGTGCGCCAGCAGTACGCGCAGGGCCTGGTCGGCCGCGACGCGCTACTGGAGAGCGAGGCCCAGGCCTACCACTCGCCCGGCACCTGCACCTTTTACGGCACCGCCAACAGCAACCAGATGCTCATGGAGATCATGGGTCTGCACCTGCCGGGGTCGTCGTTCGTGAACCCCGGCACCGAGCTGCGCGGGCTGCTGAGCAAGGCCGCGCTGGAGCGCGCGCTGGCCAACACCGGCAAGACCGGCGAGCCCGCCATCTGCATGGCCGACATCGTGAGCGAAAAGACCATCGTCAACGGCATCATCGGCCTGCTCGCCACCGGCGGCTCCACCAACCACACCATCCACCTCGTGGCCATGGCGCGCGCCGCCGGCGTGCTGATCGACTGGGACGACTTCGCCGAACTCTCGGCCGTGGTGCCGTTGCTGGCCCGTGTCTACCCCAACGGCAGCGCCGACGTGAACCACTTCCACGCGGCCGGCGGCATGGGCTTCCTCATGCAGGAACTGCTGAGCAACGGCCTGCTGCACGGCGACGTGACCACCGTCATGGGCCAGGGCCTGGGCGCCTACGCGAACGAGCCCTGCCTGCAGGACGGCCAGCTCGCCTGGCGCCCCGTGCCCACGGTGAGCGGCGACACCGCCGTGCTGCGCACCGTGGCCGAGCCCTTCAGCGCCGACGGTGGCCTGCGCCTGCTGCAGGGCAACCTCGGCCGCAGCGTGGTCAAGGTTTCGGCCGTGAAGCCCGAGCACCGCGTGGTGCGCGCGCAGGCCGTGGTGGTGAGCGACCAGGCCGACCTGCTGGCCTTGTTCAACGCCGGCAAGATCAACAAGGACCTGATCGCCGTCGTGCGTTACCAGGGCCCACGCGCCAACGGCATGCCCGAGCTGCACAAGCTCACGCCGCCGCTGGCCGTGCTGCAGGACAAAGGCTTCAAGGTCGCGCTCGTCACCGACGGCCGCATGAGCGGCGCCTCGGGCAAGGTGCCCGCCGCCATCCACCTCAGCCCCGAAGCGCTCGCCGACGGCCCGATTGCCCGCGTGATGGACGGCGACTGGATCACGCTCGACTGCGAGCGCGGCGTGCTGGAGCTGGAGGTGGACGCCGCCACGCTGGCCGCGCGCAGCGCGGTGCTGCCCGATCTGACCCACAACGAACACGGCACCGGCCGCGAACTGTTTGGTCTGTTCCGCGCCCATGCCAGCACCGCCGAATCCGGCGCGTCGCCTCTGTTCACTTGA
- a CDS encoding bifunctional 4-hydroxy-2-oxoglutarate aldolase/2-dehydro-3-deoxy-phosphogluconate aldolase, whose translation MTTTCFSRPAFTSRVVPVIVLTDPAHAVPLAHALLEGGIDVMEITLRSDAALASIEAVAKAVPQMHLGAGTVTRLAEVQRVIDAGATFALSPGATDALVEAVKAAKLPFIPGVMTPGEVMHRREQGFSLMKLFPAQQAGSLGMLKALGAPIPDVLFCPTGGVSPENLKDFLKLPNVAMAGGSWLTPADALKAGDWAKITRLAREATALAAS comes from the coding sequence ATGACCACCACCTGCTTCTCCCGCCCCGCTTTCACCTCCCGCGTCGTGCCGGTCATCGTGCTCACCGACCCGGCCCACGCCGTGCCGCTGGCCCACGCCCTGCTCGAAGGCGGCATCGACGTGATGGAGATCACCCTGCGCTCCGACGCCGCACTCGCGTCCATCGAAGCCGTGGCCAAGGCCGTGCCGCAGATGCACCTGGGTGCCGGCACGGTGACCCGCTTGGCCGAGGTGCAGCGCGTGATCGACGCCGGCGCCACCTTCGCGCTCTCGCCCGGCGCCACCGACGCGCTGGTCGAAGCCGTGAAGGCCGCGAAGCTGCCCTTCATCCCCGGCGTGATGACACCCGGCGAAGTCATGCACCGCCGCGAACAGGGCTTCTCGCTCATGAAGCTGTTCCCCGCGCAGCAGGCCGGCAGCCTGGGCATGCTCAAGGCGCTGGGCGCTCCCATCCCGGACGTGTTGTTCTGCCCCACCGGCGGCGTGAGCCCCGAGAACCTGAAAGACTTTTTGAAGCTGCCCAACGTGGCCATGGCCGGTGGCAGCTGGCTCACGCCGGCGGATGCATTGAAGGCAGGCGACTGGGCGAAGATCACCCGCCTGGCCCGCGAAGCCACGGCGCTGGCGGCCAGCTGA
- the pgi gene encoding glucose-6-phosphate isomerase codes for MSNTHVSPTTLPAWQQLATLAALPQPHLRERLAQPGRDAMQATADGTGIRVDFTRQAFDGAIWSTLMSLAKEASVEAQRDAMFNGQVINTSEQRAVLHTALRGTPGATGGDAPWGNDIQQLVQAELNRVCAFADRVRAGEVKGSTGLAITDVVNIGIGGSDLGPRMAADALAPLCSDGPNGKIGGVRVHFVSNPDAWALHSTLRGLNPLSTLIIVASKTFTTQETMTNAASARRWLQDAGIEGAAQSPHLVAITAAPQKSGAAGYPAEHTFTFWDWVGGRYSIWSALGLPLAIAVGSKAFREFLAGGQAMDAHFRSAPLDQNLPVILAMSGVWNRNFLHCPTQLLSTYPSRLVRFAPFVQQMDMESNGKRIRKDGQPCDTHTGPIVWGGLGIDGQHAYFQLLHQGTHRVPVEFVGVETEDTPLPLAAEHHRVVNLNLRAQAQALAVGRDEAATLQALMAEGLSAEQAEVFVSQRSFKGDVPSSTVWLDALTPHRLGALIALYEHKVFVQAAIWGINAYDQWGVELGKTMAKQMETPRGASHLPPAGGNA; via the coding sequence ATGTCGAACACCCACGTTTCCCCCACCACCCTCCCCGCCTGGCAGCAACTCGCCACCCTCGCCGCCTTGCCGCAACCGCACCTGCGCGAGCGCCTGGCCCAGCCGGGCCGCGATGCGATGCAGGCCACCGCCGACGGCACCGGCATCCGAGTCGACTTCACGCGCCAGGCCTTTGACGGAGCGATCTGGTCAACCCTGATGTCGCTGGCGAAAGAAGCCAGCGTCGAAGCCCAGCGCGACGCCATGTTCAACGGCCAGGTCATCAACACCAGCGAACAACGCGCGGTGCTGCACACGGCCCTGCGCGGCACACCCGGCGCCACCGGCGGCGATGCGCCCTGGGGCAACGACATCCAGCAACTCGTGCAGGCCGAACTGAACCGCGTCTGCGCCTTCGCCGACCGCGTGCGCGCGGGTGAGGTCAAAGGCAGCACCGGCCTCGCCATCACCGACGTGGTGAACATCGGCATCGGCGGCTCCGACCTCGGCCCGCGCATGGCGGCCGACGCGCTGGCCCCGCTGTGCAGCGACGGCCCCAACGGAAAGATTGGCGGCGTGCGCGTGCACTTCGTCAGCAACCCCGACGCCTGGGCCCTGCACAGCACGCTGCGCGGCCTGAACCCGCTCTCCACGCTGATCATCGTGGCCAGCAAGACCTTCACCACGCAGGAAACCATGACCAACGCCGCCTCCGCGCGGCGCTGGCTGCAGGACGCCGGCATCGAAGGCGCTGCGCAGAGCCCGCACCTGGTCGCCATCACCGCCGCGCCGCAGAAGTCCGGTGCCGCTGGCTATCCGGCAGAGCACACCTTCACCTTCTGGGACTGGGTCGGTGGCCGTTACTCCATCTGGTCCGCGCTCGGCCTGCCGCTCGCGATCGCCGTTGGCTCGAAAGCCTTCCGCGAATTCCTCGCCGGCGGCCAGGCCATGGACGCGCACTTCCGCTCGGCCCCGCTGGACCAGAACCTGCCCGTGATCCTGGCCATGAGCGGCGTGTGGAACCGCAACTTCCTGCACTGCCCGACCCAACTGCTCTCGACCTACCCCAGCCGCCTGGTTCGCTTCGCACCCTTCGTGCAGCAGATGGACATGGAAAGCAATGGCAAGCGCATCCGCAAGGACGGCCAGCCTTGCGACACACACACCGGCCCCATCGTCTGGGGCGGCCTCGGCATCGACGGCCAGCACGCCTACTTCCAGCTGCTGCACCAGGGCACGCACCGCGTGCCGGTGGAATTTGTCGGGGTCGAAACCGAAGACACGCCCCTGCCGCTGGCTGCCGAACACCACCGCGTGGTCAACCTCAACCTGCGCGCGCAGGCCCAAGCCCTGGCCGTTGGCCGCGACGAAGCGGCCACCCTGCAGGCCCTCATGGCCGAAGGCCTGAGCGCCGAGCAGGCCGAGGTGTTCGTGAGCCAGCGCAGCTTCAAGGGCGACGTGCCCAGCAGCACCGTCTGGCTCGACGCGCTCACCCCGCACCGCCTGGGCGCGCTGATCGCGCTGTACGAACACAAGGTGTTTGTGCAAGCCGCCATCTGGGGCATCAACGCCTACGATCAGTGGGGCGTGGAGCTGGGCAAAACCATGGCGAAGCAAATGGAAACCCCCCGCGGTGCTTCGCACCTCCCCCCTGCCGGGGGCAACGCCTGA
- a CDS encoding methylglyoxal synthase → MRIALIAHDKKKDAIVALASEFAALLRQHTLMATGTTGGRLQSDAGLTVERLLSGPFGGDLQIGARLSVGEVDIVIFLRDPMTAQPHEPDISALLRACDVHNVPCATNLATARLLLDDLARR, encoded by the coding sequence ATGCGCATCGCCCTCATCGCCCACGACAAGAAGAAAGACGCCATCGTGGCCCTGGCCAGCGAGTTCGCGGCCCTGCTGCGGCAACACACGCTCATGGCCACCGGCACCACCGGCGGGCGCCTTCAATCTGATGCGGGCTTGACGGTGGAGCGCCTGCTCAGCGGCCCGTTCGGCGGTGACCTGCAGATCGGCGCACGCCTCTCCGTGGGCGAGGTGGACATCGTGATCTTCCTGCGCGACCCCATGACCGCCCAGCCGCACGAACCCGACATCAGCGCGCTGCTGCGGGCGTGCGATGTGCACAACGTGCCGTGCGCGACGAACCTGGCGACGGCGCGGCTGCTGCTGGACGACTTGGCGCGGCGCTGA
- a CDS encoding IclR family transcriptional regulator yields MKPPGKPATSPSAAPEAAESEGAESEASTGSVTAVTRALRVLESFGMDDPQLTLAEMSRRTGMHKTTTLRLARTLAADNYLVQKEDGSWRLGRAAGWLGACYQAVFDVHEVVEPVLRALTVQTGESASFYVREGQQRQCLARVDGPQTIRHHVRVGIGLPLELGAPGRVILAFSGEPGEPYESIRRRGFHLSMGEREAEVSSVSAPVFGLHWRLLGSVCISGPTARLPEARLLELAQTVMTAANELSYAIAGARRPTSQLPPGASATWHP; encoded by the coding sequence ATGAAACCACCTGGAAAGCCCGCCACATCCCCATCGGCGGCCCCCGAAGCGGCGGAGAGCGAAGGGGCGGAGAGCGAAGCCAGCACCGGCAGCGTGACCGCCGTGACGCGGGCGCTGCGCGTGCTGGAGAGCTTCGGCATGGACGACCCGCAGCTCACCCTGGCCGAGATGAGCCGGCGCACCGGCATGCACAAGACCACCACGCTGCGCCTGGCCCGCACGCTCGCGGCCGACAACTACCTGGTGCAGAAGGAGGACGGCAGCTGGCGGCTGGGCCGAGCCGCGGGCTGGCTGGGCGCGTGTTACCAGGCGGTGTTCGACGTGCACGAGGTGGTGGAGCCGGTGCTGCGCGCGCTCACCGTGCAGACCGGCGAAAGCGCCTCGTTCTACGTGCGCGAAGGCCAGCAGCGCCAGTGCCTGGCGCGGGTGGACGGACCGCAGACCATCCGCCACCACGTGCGCGTGGGCATCGGCCTGCCGCTGGAGCTGGGCGCGCCGGGCCGGGTGATCCTGGCGTTTTCCGGCGAACCGGGCGAGCCCTACGAGTCGATCCGGCGGCGCGGTTTTCACCTGTCCATGGGCGAGCGCGAGGCCGAGGTGTCCAGCGTGTCGGCGCCGGTGTTCGGGCTGCACTGGCGGCTGCTGGGTTCGGTGTGCATTTCGGGGCCGACGGCGCGCCTGCCGGAGGCGCGTCTGCTGGAGCTGGCGCAGACCGTGATGACGGCGGCCAACGAGTTGTCATACGCCATCGCGGGCGCGCGCCGGCCCACGTCCCAGCTGCCACCCGGCGCTTCGGCGACGTGGCATCCCTGA
- a CDS encoding Bug family tripartite tricarboxylate transporter substrate binding protein gives MTSLNLSRRHALAAASLLLATGAAFAQAYPAKPIKVIVPFPAGGGTDLIAREVTNKIQTTKGWTFVIENRPGTGGNIGIDVVAKSPADGYTIALGQTSNLAINPTLYAKMPYDSIKDLAPVGLVASAPLVMVVGETSPFKTLAEVVAASKAKPGSLNMAYAGNGTVAHLASVLFQKSASVDFTHVPYKGAAQASTDVVSGRVELYLSSVPTLIGHIKNGKMRPLAVTSQKRVDDLPQVPTIAEAGVKDFEAVTWFGFVAPTGTPKDIVTLLNAEINKALQSADVKKKLSDQGADVLGGTPEAFASLIKSDLARWAPIVKASGAILE, from the coding sequence ATGACCTCTTTGAACCTTTCCCGCCGCCACGCCCTTGCCGCTGCCAGCCTGCTGCTGGCCACCGGCGCCGCCTTCGCCCAGGCCTACCCCGCCAAACCCATCAAGGTGATCGTGCCCTTCCCGGCGGGCGGCGGCACCGACCTGATCGCCCGCGAGGTGACCAACAAGATCCAGACCACCAAGGGCTGGACCTTCGTGATCGAGAACCGCCCGGGCACCGGCGGCAACATCGGCATCGACGTGGTGGCCAAGTCGCCGGCCGACGGCTACACCATCGCCCTGGGCCAGACCAGCAACCTGGCGATCAACCCGACGCTGTACGCGAAGATGCCGTACGACTCGATCAAGGACCTGGCGCCCGTCGGCCTGGTGGCCAGCGCGCCGCTGGTCATGGTGGTCGGCGAAACCTCGCCCTTCAAGACGCTGGCCGAGGTGGTGGCGGCCAGCAAGGCCAAGCCCGGTTCGCTGAACATGGCCTACGCCGGCAACGGCACCGTGGCGCACCTCGCCAGCGTGCTGTTCCAGAAGTCGGCCAGCGTCGACTTCACCCATGTGCCCTACAAGGGCGCCGCCCAGGCGTCCACCGACGTGGTCAGCGGCCGCGTGGAGCTGTACCTGTCTTCGGTGCCAACCCTGATCGGTCACATCAAGAACGGCAAGATGCGCCCGCTGGCCGTGACCTCGCAGAAGCGCGTCGACGACCTGCCCCAGGTGCCCACCATTGCGGAGGCGGGGGTCAAGGACTTTGAAGCCGTCACCTGGTTCGGCTTCGTGGCCCCGACCGGCACGCCCAAGGACATCGTCACCCTGCTCAACGCCGAGATCAACAAGGCGCTGCAGTCCGCCGACGTGAAAAAGAAGCTGAGCGACCAGGGCGCCGACGTGCTGGGCGGCACGCCTGAAGCCTTTGCCAGTCTGATCAAGAGCGACCTCGCTCGCTGGGCCCCGATCGTCAAGGCCTCGGGCGCTATTTTGGAGTGA
- a CDS encoding RraA family protein gives MSQPDIVKDFPRVAPDLVAQAARYQPAIFSDINGRRGALHGRITALRPRMKVAGPAFTVEVRPGDNLMIHAAMALAKPGDVLVIDGKGDQTSALMGTIMMTACRQLGLAGVVVDGAVRDSLEIDEMDYPVFSVGTNPNGPTKNNGGRIGHPISIGGVTVHPGDFIIGDGDGVVVVEREVLADLLPLAEHKVNAEAKRIAQIKGGNTSASWLSASLVAAGVLKQGETL, from the coding sequence ATGTCCCAGCCCGACATCGTCAAAGACTTCCCGCGTGTCGCGCCCGATCTGGTCGCGCAGGCGGCCCGGTACCAGCCGGCGATTTTTTCCGACATCAACGGCCGCCGTGGCGCGCTGCACGGACGCATCACAGCCCTGCGCCCGCGCATGAAGGTGGCCGGCCCGGCCTTCACCGTGGAGGTGCGCCCCGGCGACAACCTCATGATCCACGCCGCGATGGCGCTGGCGAAACCCGGCGACGTGCTGGTGATCGACGGCAAGGGTGACCAGACCTCCGCCCTCATGGGCACCATCATGATGACGGCCTGCCGCCAGCTCGGCCTGGCCGGCGTGGTGGTGGATGGCGCGGTGCGCGACAGCCTGGAGATCGACGAGATGGACTACCCGGTTTTCTCGGTCGGCACCAACCCCAACGGCCCGACCAAGAACAACGGCGGCCGCATCGGCCACCCCATCAGCATCGGCGGCGTGACGGTGCATCCGGGCGACTTCATCATCGGCGACGGTGATGGCGTGGTGGTGGTCGAGCGCGAGGTGCTGGCCGATTTGCTGCCGCTGGCCGAACACAAGGTGAACGCCGAGGCCAAACGCATCGCGCAGATCAAAGGTGGCAACACCTCCGCCTCGTGGCTGAGCGCCTCGCTGGTGGCGGCCGGTGTGCTCAAGCAAGGTGAGACGCTGTGA
- a CDS encoding NAD(P)-dependent oxidoreductase → MSSKPVILVTGADLAPQALALLEDHEVVYTGKTPTQADIVAMARAHNPVGIIVRYSGVNAETMNAAPALRVISKHGSGTDTIDKTAAAERGIAVTAAVGANAAAVAEQALALLLACAKSVVQLNQRMHDGHWDKATHKGLELGGRTVGLVGLGAIGLRFAKMADAMGMRVIGFDPFAKNLPEHVTAVDLDTLWREADAISLHCPLTPENKGLINAQTLARCKPGVIVVNTARGGLIDEPALLAAVLSGQVRMAGLDSFCIEPMSHPHIFHGQPGFILSPHIGGVTSDAYVNMGLAAVKNTLAVLAATGVTTARGATPSAARV, encoded by the coding sequence ATGAGCTCGAAGCCCGTCATCCTCGTCACCGGCGCCGACCTCGCGCCGCAGGCGCTGGCCCTGCTTGAAGACCACGAGGTGGTCTACACCGGCAAGACGCCGACGCAGGCCGACATCGTGGCCATGGCGCGCGCGCACAACCCGGTGGGCATCATCGTGCGATACAGCGGCGTGAACGCCGAAACCATGAACGCCGCGCCCGCGCTGCGCGTGATCTCCAAACACGGCAGCGGCACCGACACCATCGACAAAACCGCCGCCGCCGAACGTGGCATCGCCGTCACCGCCGCCGTGGGCGCCAACGCCGCCGCCGTGGCCGAGCAGGCCCTGGCCTTGCTGCTGGCCTGCGCCAAGTCGGTCGTGCAGCTGAACCAGCGCATGCACGACGGCCACTGGGACAAGGCCACGCACAAAGGCCTGGAGCTGGGCGGCCGCACGGTCGGCCTGGTCGGCCTGGGTGCCATCGGCCTGCGTTTTGCCAAGATGGCCGACGCCATGGGCATGCGCGTGATCGGCTTCGACCCGTTTGCGAAGAACCTGCCCGAGCACGTCACGGCAGTGGACCTGGACACGCTCTGGCGCGAGGCCGACGCGATCTCGCTGCACTGCCCGCTGACGCCCGAGAACAAGGGCCTGATCAACGCGCAGACGCTCGCCCGCTGCAAGCCGGGCGTGATCGTGGTGAACACCGCGCGCGGCGGCCTGATCGACGAGCCGGCGCTGCTGGCGGCCGTGTTGTCGGGCCAGGTGCGCATGGCGGGGCTGGACAGCTTCTGCATCGAGCCCATGAGCCACCCGCACATCTTTCACGGGCAGCCCGGTTTCATCCTCAGCCCGCACATCGGTGGCGTCACCAGCGATGCCTATGTGAACATGGGCTTGGCCGCGGTGAAGAACACGCTGGCCGTGCTGGCTGCCACCGGAGTCACCACCGCCCGGGGCGCAACACCCAGCGCTGCAAGGGTCTGA
- a CDS encoding DUF1801 domain-containing protein — MKMVLTSAKDPDGYIACLSGWPQRYVQALRSVVRHAAPELEERLKWGHLVYFADGPVLLIRAEPHRVLFGFWEGQRLRHIEPRLRPGGKFQMATLELKEDTPLRQETAVRLVTEAAKLARAAGGAPFTDC, encoded by the coding sequence ATGAAGATGGTCCTGACTTCGGCGAAAGATCCCGACGGGTACATCGCCTGTCTGAGCGGCTGGCCACAGCGCTATGTGCAGGCCTTGCGCTCGGTGGTTCGCCACGCCGCGCCGGAACTCGAAGAGCGGCTGAAGTGGGGGCACCTCGTCTACTTCGCCGATGGCCCGGTGCTGCTCATCCGGGCGGAACCCCATCGCGTGCTGTTTGGTTTCTGGGAGGGGCAGCGCCTGCGGCACATCGAGCCCCGCCTGAGGCCCGGCGGGAAGTTCCAGATGGCCACGCTGGAGCTGAAAGAAGACACGCCCCTGCGCCAGGAGACCGCCGTTCGCCTGGTCACGGAGGCCGCGAAACTTGCCCGTGCGGCAGGCGGTGCACCGTTCACGGATTGCTGA